In a genomic window of Venatoribacter cucullus:
- the ribA gene encoding GTP cyclohydrolase II, which translates to MSITYVASSRLPTPFGVFTMHGFEDSATGKEHIALSMGDVGNGEPVLARAHSECLTGDALFSMRCDCGYQLEAALRAVAEAGHGVVLYLRQEGRGIGLLNKIRAYHLQDQGADTVEANEQLGFGADMRDYSMCQPMLEHLGIKAIRLMTNNPRKVKALSAAGVQVVERVPLEVGRNPHNDGYLNTKASKLGHYLPQPPQAPAITHQDDDPAS; encoded by the coding sequence TTGAGCATTACCTATGTAGCTTCCTCCCGCTTACCGACCCCGTTCGGCGTGTTTACTATGCACGGTTTTGAAGACAGCGCGACAGGTAAAGAACACATAGCACTGAGCATGGGCGATGTCGGCAATGGTGAGCCGGTGCTGGCGCGGGCGCATTCAGAATGCCTGACCGGTGATGCCCTGTTCAGCATGCGCTGCGATTGTGGTTATCAGCTGGAAGCAGCATTGCGAGCGGTGGCAGAAGCCGGCCACGGCGTAGTGCTGTATCTGCGTCAGGAAGGCCGGGGCATCGGCCTGCTGAATAAAATCCGCGCATACCATTTGCAGGATCAGGGTGCCGATACCGTTGAAGCGAACGAGCAACTGGGGTTCGGTGCCGACATGCGCGATTACAGCATGTGCCAGCCAATGCTGGAGCATCTGGGTATTAAAGCCATTCGCTTAATGACCAATAATCCGCGCAAGGTAAAAGCATTAAGCGCTGCCGGCGTACAGGTAGTGGAACGGGTACCGCTGGAAGTCGGCCGGAATCCGCATAACGATGGCTACCTGAATACCAAAGCCAGTAAGCTGGGACATTATCTGCCGCAGCCACCGCAGGCACCGGCTATTACTCATCAGGACGACGACCCGGCCTCCTGA
- a CDS encoding zinc metallopeptidase — MLWIMLGVGVLALLVLPGWWVKRVLRRHAGERPDYPGTGGDMARHLLGKLGLDDVTVVSSDAGDHYDPRSRSVRLTPDKLDGKSLTAVVVAAHEVGHAVQHARGEPLFHSRTALAYLAIWMQRLAPAALLITPFLAFYTPSASRLALIIAVGAMLIGTLVHLATLPVEWDASFGKALPLLQDGGYLNEQDMQDARRILLAAALTYVAGSLFSLLNVWQWLRYLRR, encoded by the coding sequence ATGCTGTGGATTATGCTGGGTGTGGGGGTGCTGGCCTTGCTGGTACTGCCGGGCTGGTGGGTAAAACGGGTGTTGCGCCGGCACGCCGGAGAACGGCCGGATTATCCCGGCACGGGCGGTGATATGGCGCGTCACCTGCTGGGCAAACTGGGGCTGGATGACGTAACGGTGGTCAGCAGTGATGCCGGCGATCATTACGACCCGCGCAGCCGCAGCGTGCGCCTGACGCCGGATAAACTGGACGGCAAAAGCCTGACTGCCGTGGTGGTGGCGGCGCATGAGGTCGGCCACGCCGTGCAGCATGCCCGCGGCGAACCGCTGTTTCACAGCCGCACGGCGCTGGCGTATCTGGCCATCTGGATGCAGCGGCTGGCACCCGCTGCGCTGCTGATTACCCCTTTTCTGGCCTTCTATACCCCGTCGGCCTCGCGGTTGGCGCTGATTATTGCGGTGGGGGCCATGCTGATCGGCACGCTGGTGCATCTGGCTACCTTGCCGGTGGAATGGGATGCCAGCTTCGGTAAGGCGTTGCCGTTGTTGCAGGATGGCGGGTATCTGAACGAGCAGGATATGCAGGATGCCCGCCGGATTTTGCTGGCCGCGGCACTCACTTACGTTGCGGGTTCGCTGTTCAGCTTGCTGAATGTCTGGCAGTGGCTGAGGTATTTGCGGCGGTAG